Genomic window (Mycobacteriales bacterium):
ATGAGCAGGTACGACGCCAGGCCGACGCCCTCCCACCCGAGGTAGAGGGTGAGGAAACCGTTCCCGAGGACGAGCACGAGCATCGACGCGACGAACAGGTTGAGCATCGCGAAGAACTTGCGCCGGTGCTCGTCGTGGTCCATGTAGGCCACGGAGTAGATGTGGATGAGCGAGCCGACGCCGGTGATGAGCAGGACGAACGTCAGCGACAGCGGGTCGAGGCGCAGCCCGAACTCCACGGACAGTGCTCCGGAGCCGAACCACTCGTAGAGCGGGAGGTCGCGGACACGCTCCTCGGCCGGCAGCGCGAGGGCACCGACGAACAGAACCGCGCCGTAGACGAACGACGCCACGACCGTCGCCACCCCGATGAGGTGGCCGAACCGATCGGTACGGCGCCCGCCGAGGAACAGCACCAGGGCACCGAGCGCCGGTAGCGCGACGATGATCCAGGCGGCGGCCCCGGCGCCGGTGGCGGGGCCCACGGGCGGCAGCTGGTCTGCTGCCAGCAGGGTGAGCATCGAAGCTCCCGTCAGTACTTGAGGAGGTTCGCGTCGTCCACCGAGGCGGTCCGTCGCGTGCGGAAGATGGACATGATGATCGAGAGGCCGACGACGACCTCCGCGGCGGCCACGACCATGACGAAGAACGCCATGACCTGGCCGTCGAGCGAGCCGTTGATGCGCGAGAAGGTGACCAGCGACAGGTTCACCGCGTTGAGCATGAGCTCGATGCACATGAACACGACGATCGCGTTGCGCCGCACGAGCACCCCGACGGTGCCGATGGCGAACAGGAGCGCGGACAGCAGCAGGTAGTTCGTGGGACTCACGCCTGGCTCCCGGTGACCTGGTCGGAGGAGTGCGCGCCGGGCGCCCGGTGGTGCGGCTCGTGGCCGCGGGCGTGCTCGTCGTGGTCGTCGCCGGCGCGGGCCAGCTCGGCCTGGTGGCCCAGCCGCTCGCGCGCCGTCGCCTCGATGATCGACGAGAGCGACTCCGGGGCGATCGAGCCGTCGGGAAGCAGCGCGGGGGTGGCCACCGAGTCGCCGGTCGCGAAGACGCCGGGCCCGGACCGCGACCCGAACTTCTCGGGCGGGCCGAGCAGGCGGGCGGTGACCCGCTCCCGCTGCGTGATGACCTTGGCCTTGGCCCGCCCGGCGAAGGTGTAGACCATCGCCCCGAGGGCGCCGGTGATGATCAGCGCCGAGGTGAGCTCGAAGGCGAGCAGGTAGCGCTGGTAGATCAGCAGGCCGAGGTTGCCGACGTTCGAGCCGGGCGCGGGCCCGGTGGCCAGGGGCACGGTGACCGACTGCGCCACCGCGCCGAGGAGCAGGCCCGCGAACCCGATCCCGAGGATCGCCGCGGCGACCCGCTGGCCGCGGAGCACCTCGACGACGGAGTCGGACGCGTCCCGGCCGACCATCATCAGCACGAAGACGAACAGCATCATGATCGCGCCGGTGTAGACGATGATCTGGGTGAAGCCCAGGAACGGCGCGGACTGGACCATGTAGAGCCCGCCGAGCGAGAGCATCGTCAGCACGAGCCACAGCGCGGAGTGCACGGCGTTGCGGGCGAACACCATCCCGAGGCCGCCGGCCAGCGCGATCGGCCCGAGGATCCAGAAGGCGACGGCCTCGCCGGTCGAGGTGGTCATCCGTCTGTCCCCCTCTTGGCCAGAGGGCCCTTCCCCACGACGGCCGTACCCGGCTCGACGTTCGCGCCCGCCCGGTTGTCGGTGTCCAGGTCGTGCTCCCCGGCCTGCTCCAGGCCCTTGCGCGCCATCTCCGGGCCCTGCACGTAGTAGTCCTGCTCGGTGTCGCCGAGACGCATCGGGTGCGGCGGCTGCTCCATGCCCGCCAG
Coding sequences:
- the nuoK gene encoding NADH-quinone oxidoreductase subunit NuoK, translating into MSPTNYLLLSALLFAIGTVGVLVRRNAIVVFMCIELMLNAVNLSLVTFSRINGSLDGQVMAFFVMVVAAAEVVVGLSIIMSIFRTRRTASVDDANLLKY
- a CDS encoding NADH-quinone oxidoreductase subunit J; the protein is MTTSTGEAVAFWILGPIALAGGLGMVFARNAVHSALWLVLTMLSLGGLYMVQSAPFLGFTQIIVYTGAIMMLFVFVLMMVGRDASDSVVEVLRGQRVAAAILGIGFAGLLLGAVAQSVTVPLATGPAPGSNVGNLGLLIYQRYLLAFELTSALIITGALGAMVYTFAGRAKAKVITQRERVTARLLGPPEKFGSRSGPGVFATGDSVATPALLPDGSIAPESLSSIIEATARERLGHQAELARAGDDHDEHARGHEPHHRAPGAHSSDQVTGSQA